In the genome of Nitrospira japonica, one region contains:
- a CDS encoding AmpG family muropeptide MFS transporter — MNAFPVTQVLANRRIAFMLPLGFASGLPLALTSGTLQAWLTVVGLDLKTIGIFTLVGLPYTLKFLWAPLLDRITPPWLGRRRGWMLLTQIGVTLGLVAMAMTGAGGRAEWLGLTAVLVAFLSASLDIVFDAYRTDLLLPAERGFGAAVWVNGYRFALLIASSGALVLADHIGWQSTYLVLAGIMATGIVAVLAAPEPTFTGTPPMSLVEAVGDPLRELFSRSDILKLLFLILLYKLGDAVAASLQTAFFIGGLGFSTSDVGYVKGIGLFATLGGALAGGVAMARLGLVPSLVLFGLFQALSNLCFTGLAWAGKSYAALTASVLIENVTGGMGTAAFVALIMSLCDHRYTATQFALLSSLEAVGRVFSGRPSADLVGAVGWAQFFFISFLLALPGVWLAWTLRAKLQERPGPESVGECAAL, encoded by the coding sequence ATGAACGCCTTCCCAGTCACCCAGGTTCTCGCCAATCGACGCATCGCGTTCATGCTTCCCCTGGGCTTCGCCTCCGGGCTTCCCTTAGCGCTCACCAGCGGTACCTTGCAGGCCTGGCTGACCGTCGTCGGACTTGATTTAAAGACCATCGGGATCTTTACGCTCGTCGGACTGCCTTACACGTTAAAATTTCTATGGGCTCCGCTCCTCGACCGCATCACGCCGCCCTGGCTCGGTCGGCGCCGCGGATGGATGCTGCTGACGCAGATCGGCGTCACTCTCGGGCTGGTTGCCATGGCGATGACGGGAGCGGGCGGACGTGCTGAATGGCTTGGGTTGACGGCCGTCCTGGTCGCCTTTCTTTCTGCCTCCCTCGACATCGTATTCGACGCGTATCGAACGGATCTCCTGCTGCCGGCTGAGCGTGGATTCGGCGCGGCGGTGTGGGTAAACGGCTATCGATTCGCTTTGCTGATTGCAAGTTCCGGTGCATTGGTATTGGCAGACCATATCGGCTGGCAATCCACATATCTGGTCCTGGCCGGAATCATGGCAACAGGAATCGTCGCCGTCCTGGCGGCTCCTGAACCGACGTTCACGGGAACCCCGCCCATGAGTCTCGTCGAGGCCGTGGGCGACCCGTTACGGGAGTTGTTCTCCCGCTCCGACATCCTCAAGCTGCTGTTCTTGATCCTGCTGTATAAGCTCGGCGACGCCGTCGCTGCATCGCTGCAGACGGCATTCTTCATCGGGGGACTGGGCTTTTCGACGAGCGACGTGGGATACGTCAAAGGCATCGGCTTGTTTGCGACGCTGGGGGGTGCCTTGGCGGGTGGAGTGGCGATGGCAAGACTGGGATTGGTTCCCTCGCTCGTACTGTTCGGACTCTTTCAGGCTCTGTCGAATCTGTGTTTTACGGGGCTGGCTTGGGCTGGGAAAAGCTATGCGGCGCTGACGGCCTCCGTCCTGATTGAAAACGTGACGGGCGGAATGGGAACCGCCGCATTCGTGGCGCTGATCATGTCGCTCTGCGACCATCGATACACGGCCACGCAATTCGCGCTGCTTTCGTCCCTGGAAGCGGTGGGACGCGTCTTTTCCGGACGTCCTTCGGCCGATTTGGTCGGAGCTGTGGGATGGGCACAGTTCTTTTTCATTTCCTTTCTCCTGGCGTTGCCGGGAGTCTGGCTTGCTTGGACGTTGCGCGCCAAACTTCAAGAGCGGCCCGGGCCGGAATCTGTCGGGGAGTGCGCCGCACTATAA
- a CDS encoding vitamin B12-dependent ribonucleotide reductase — translation MRIERRFTRSGQSPYEGLKFVKRSSEIRNPDGSTVFKLDQIDIPESWSQLAIDILAQKYFRKAGVPQRDESGNPIVGQDGKPVLGGERDARQVFDRLAGCWTHWGKSYGYFKTAEDSAAFHDELCFMLAHQMTAPNSPQWFNTGLHYAYGLSGPAQGHYYVDPQTREVVKATNAFEHPQPHACFIQSIEDDLVNENGIMDLWVREARLFKYGSGTGTNFSKLRGDGESLSGGGRSSGLMSFLRIGDRAAGAIKSGGTTRRAAKMVCLDLDHPDIEEFIDWKVIEEQKVAAMVTGSKICAERLNAVLKACHVVENDGTPKIEIDPKRNGILKEAVIAARRDAVPEAYVQRMFSYAQQGFTHFVFHEYDTNWDGRAYQTVSGQNSNNSVRIPNEFFTTLENDGDWQLKRRVDGKIAKTIKARELWDRIAWAAWICADPGTQYDTTINEWHTCPEDGRINASNPCSEYMFLDDTACNLASLNLSQFFTADGQFELENFRHAVRLWTIVLEISVLMASFPSRSIAEKSYHFRTLGLGYANLGTVLMRQGIPYDSPKAMAICGALTAIMTGEAYSASAEMAAELWPFPGYAKNREAMLRVIRNHRRAAYHAPEEEYEGLTIRPVGIQAEHCPPDLLIAARRAWDRALELGTAYGYRNAQVTVIAPTGTIGLVMDCDTTGIEPDFALVKFKKLAGGGYFKIINQSLPPALATLGYSESQIQEIVSYCVGHQTLQGAPFINHETLKQKGFDDAALTRLESGLAQAFELQFAFNKYVLGESFCREKLGLTDLQLMEANFNMLKAMGFTQEEIAAANDYCCGTMTVEGAPYLKTEHLPVFDCANRCGRIGQRYIAVDAHIRMMAAAQPFISGAISKTINMPADATLTDVKSAYLFAWKSMVKAVALYRDGSKLSQPLSASIDTTKSVDATTDVVAVAEKITERVLVRYLAKRRPLPARRNGYTQKAVIGGHKLYLRTGEYEDGTVGEIFLDMHKEGAAFRSLMNCFAIAISLGLQHGVPLEEFVEAFVFTRFEPNGPVKLNDRIKMSTSIIDYIFRELAVTYLDRYDLAQVKEEDLRMDSVKKDEQDPECSDEEADPETLALSSINTDRVPSRQGVTPRHGGNGNGNGNGNISHKVELKRETLTYTTEAIKYARLQGYEGDPCQGCNEFKLVRNGTCLKCMGCGATSGCS, via the coding sequence GTGAGAATAGAACGGCGATTCACACGTTCCGGACAAAGTCCTTACGAAGGCCTAAAGTTCGTGAAGCGTTCGTCGGAGATTCGCAATCCTGACGGATCGACCGTCTTCAAATTGGACCAGATCGACATACCGGAATCATGGTCGCAGTTGGCCATCGATATTCTGGCGCAGAAATACTTCCGCAAGGCAGGCGTGCCGCAACGGGACGAATCGGGGAATCCGATCGTCGGCCAGGACGGCAAACCGGTGCTCGGTGGGGAGCGGGACGCGCGCCAGGTCTTTGATCGTCTAGCCGGATGCTGGACCCATTGGGGGAAATCCTACGGCTACTTCAAAACCGCCGAAGACAGCGCGGCGTTCCATGACGAATTATGCTTCATGTTGGCGCACCAGATGACGGCTCCCAACAGCCCCCAATGGTTCAATACTGGTCTGCACTATGCCTACGGCCTCTCCGGGCCGGCTCAAGGCCACTATTATGTGGATCCGCAGACCCGCGAGGTCGTCAAGGCGACCAACGCCTTCGAACATCCGCAACCGCACGCCTGCTTCATCCAATCCATCGAGGACGATCTCGTCAACGAGAACGGCATCATGGACCTCTGGGTGCGCGAGGCCCGTCTGTTCAAGTATGGGTCCGGTACCGGAACGAATTTTTCGAAACTGCGTGGAGACGGGGAATCTCTGTCAGGCGGGGGACGGTCATCCGGCTTGATGTCGTTCCTGCGGATCGGAGACCGGGCGGCCGGCGCCATCAAGTCAGGCGGCACGACCAGGCGGGCGGCGAAGATGGTCTGCCTGGATCTGGACCATCCGGACATCGAAGAATTCATCGACTGGAAAGTGATCGAAGAGCAGAAAGTCGCCGCCATGGTGACCGGCTCGAAAATTTGCGCTGAACGGCTCAATGCCGTGCTCAAGGCCTGCCATGTCGTCGAGAACGACGGCACGCCGAAGATCGAGATCGATCCCAAGCGCAACGGCATCCTGAAGGAAGCTGTCATCGCGGCGCGCCGGGACGCGGTGCCCGAAGCCTACGTTCAGCGGATGTTTTCCTATGCCCAACAGGGCTTCACGCATTTCGTGTTCCATGAGTACGACACGAACTGGGACGGCAGGGCTTATCAGACCGTTTCGGGACAAAATTCCAATAATAGCGTCCGCATTCCCAACGAATTTTTCACCACCCTGGAAAACGACGGCGACTGGCAATTGAAGCGCCGGGTGGATGGAAAGATTGCCAAGACCATCAAGGCACGGGAACTTTGGGACCGCATTGCCTGGGCCGCCTGGATCTGCGCGGATCCTGGGACCCAATACGACACGACGATCAACGAGTGGCACACCTGCCCGGAGGACGGGCGTATCAATGCGTCAAATCCCTGTTCCGAATACATGTTTCTCGACGACACCGCCTGCAACCTGGCTTCTTTGAACTTGTCGCAGTTCTTCACTGCCGACGGGCAGTTCGAACTGGAGAATTTTCGCCATGCGGTACGCCTCTGGACCATTGTGCTGGAGATCAGCGTGCTGATGGCCTCGTTTCCAAGCCGCTCGATCGCGGAAAAGAGCTACCATTTCCGCACATTGGGCCTCGGCTATGCCAACCTCGGCACCGTCCTGATGCGGCAGGGAATTCCCTATGATTCTCCCAAAGCCATGGCGATCTGCGGCGCCCTGACAGCCATCATGACCGGTGAAGCCTACAGTGCCTCCGCGGAAATGGCGGCGGAACTTTGGCCTTTCCCCGGCTACGCGAAGAACAGGGAGGCGATGTTGCGCGTCATTCGCAATCACCGTCGCGCCGCCTATCACGCGCCGGAAGAAGAGTACGAAGGCCTGACCATACGACCGGTCGGCATTCAGGCGGAGCACTGCCCTCCGGACTTGTTGATCGCGGCCCGGCGAGCCTGGGATCGCGCTCTGGAATTGGGAACCGCGTATGGCTATCGGAACGCCCAAGTCACCGTTATCGCTCCCACCGGGACGATCGGGCTCGTCATGGATTGTGACACCACGGGCATCGAGCCGGATTTCGCGCTGGTCAAGTTCAAGAAATTGGCGGGCGGGGGATATTTCAAGATCATCAACCAAAGCCTGCCACCGGCATTGGCCACGTTGGGCTATTCCGAATCCCAAATCCAGGAGATCGTCAGCTATTGCGTCGGACACCAGACTCTGCAGGGCGCCCCGTTCATCAATCACGAGACGCTGAAACAGAAAGGGTTCGACGATGCGGCATTGACCAGGCTGGAAAGCGGGTTGGCCCAGGCGTTTGAGCTCCAGTTTGCGTTCAACAAGTACGTCCTCGGTGAGAGCTTCTGCCGGGAAAAGCTCGGCCTGACCGACCTTCAGCTCATGGAAGCCAACTTCAACATGCTGAAGGCCATGGGCTTCACGCAGGAGGAGATTGCCGCGGCCAACGATTATTGCTGCGGCACGATGACGGTCGAAGGCGCGCCCTACCTCAAGACGGAGCACCTCCCGGTCTTCGATTGCGCCAACCGGTGCGGCAGGATTGGACAGCGCTATATTGCGGTCGACGCGCACATCAGAATGATGGCCGCGGCGCAGCCCTTCATCAGCGGCGCGATCAGTAAGACTATCAACATGCCGGCCGATGCGACCTTGACCGACGTCAAGTCCGCCTATCTGTTTGCATGGAAAAGTATGGTCAAAGCGGTCGCCCTTTACCGCGACGGCTCCAAGCTCAGCCAACCCCTATCCGCCTCGATCGATACGACCAAGAGCGTGGACGCGACGACCGACGTCGTTGCGGTCGCGGAAAAGATCACCGAGCGCGTGCTTGTTCGTTATCTGGCCAAACGACGCCCCTTACCGGCCCGGCGCAACGGCTATACCCAAAAAGCCGTCATCGGCGGGCACAAACTGTATCTCCGGACCGGTGAATATGAAGACGGAACCGTCGGGGAAATCTTCCTCGACATGCACAAGGAGGGCGCCGCGTTCCGCAGCCTCATGAACTGCTTCGCCATCGCGATCTCGCTGGGTTTGCAGCATGGTGTTCCGCTGGAAGAATTCGTGGAAGCCTTCGTCTTCACCCGGTTCGAACCGAACGGTCCGGTCAAGCTGAACGACCGTATCAAGATGTCGACGTCGATCATCGACTACATTTTCCGCGAGCTGGCCGTGACCTATCTGGATCGGTACGATCTGGCGCAGGTCAAGGAAGAAGACCTGCGCATGGACTCGGTCAAAAAGGACGAGCAGGATCCGGAATGCTCTGACGAGGAGGCCGACCCGGAAACGCTGGCGTTGTCCTCGATCAATACGGACCGGGTTCCCTCACGCCAGGGCGTCACGCCGCGCCACGGAGGAAATGGAAACGGCAACGGCAATGGAAATATCTCCCATAAGGTCGAATTGAAACGTGAGACGCTGACCTATACGACTGAGGCGATCAAATACGCCAGGCTGCAGGGTTATGAAGGGGATCCCTGCCAAGGCTGCAACGAATTCAAGCTCGTGCGTAACGGAACGTGTTTGAAATGCATGGGGTGCGGCGCGACGAGCGGATGTTCGTAA
- a CDS encoding DUF4359 domain-containing protein has product MKIWPLILLVTSLAASIALVLTNPSMDDYVTFVEAELGKALDRHEASAAPNREREVVRTIFRAHSRELVESVVRPHTVQRNWGLFGFFETTALEVHIEVLGLGGRFFPLKGIDDAVVRLGRLAF; this is encoded by the coding sequence GTGAAGATCTGGCCATTGATACTGCTCGTGACAAGCCTGGCGGCAAGCATCGCCTTGGTTTTGACCAATCCGTCGATGGATGACTATGTGACCTTTGTCGAGGCGGAGTTGGGGAAGGCCCTGGACCGGCACGAAGCGTCGGCTGCCCCCAATCGGGAACGTGAGGTGGTCCGTACCATCTTCCGCGCGCATAGCCGTGAATTGGTGGAAAGCGTCGTGCGCCCTCATACGGTCCAACGCAATTGGGGCCTCTTCGGCTTCTTCGAGACGACGGCGCTCGAAGTTCATATTGAAGTTCTCGGGCTCGGCGGCCGATTCTTCCCGCTCAAGGGTATCGATGACGCGGTCGTGCGTTTGGGCCGCTTGGCCTTCTAG